The following coding sequences lie in one Nitratireductor mangrovi genomic window:
- a CDS encoding CaiB/BaiF CoA transferase family protein — protein sequence MSHARRQGPLAGLKVIEMAGIGPVPLAGLMLSEMGARVLRVERLKTGRAFLDLPDAFNLDIHGRETLKVDLKRPEGVELVTQLAAASDVLIEGFRPGVMERLGLGPEPLLERHEGLVYGRMTGFGQDGPLASRAGHDLTYLALSGVLHAIGPADGKPVPPLNLAADYGGGTMFLITGVLAALFERSRSGKGQVVDTAMIDGASMLAAPFFAFMGAGIWQDRRGSNLLDSGCPFYDTYATADGRHVAVACLEPQFFAEFARLLPLDEHLATAQYDLAHWPAMREAIAARLVGKPRDEWAALFADTDACVAPVLSLAEAPSHPHNLARKTHRDVGALKRPGPAPRFSRTPSQVAQPPSAQPAAKLLTEFGLDREQTLALAEQGVIGN from the coding sequence ATGAGCCACGCGCGGCGCCAGGGGCCGCTGGCGGGCCTCAAGGTGATCGAGATGGCGGGAATCGGCCCGGTTCCCCTTGCAGGACTGATGTTGTCGGAGATGGGAGCGAGGGTGCTCCGGGTCGAGCGGCTGAAGACCGGCCGTGCCTTCCTCGACCTACCCGACGCCTTCAATCTCGACATCCATGGCCGCGAGACGCTGAAGGTCGATCTGAAGCGTCCCGAGGGGGTGGAACTCGTCACGCAACTGGCGGCGGCATCCGATGTGCTGATCGAAGGGTTCCGGCCGGGCGTCATGGAGCGCCTCGGGCTGGGCCCAGAGCCCTTGCTGGAGCGCCACGAGGGCCTGGTCTATGGCCGCATGACCGGCTTCGGCCAGGACGGCCCGCTGGCCAGCCGCGCCGGGCACGACCTCACCTATCTGGCGCTGTCGGGCGTGCTGCATGCGATCGGGCCGGCCGACGGCAAGCCGGTGCCGCCGCTCAACCTTGCCGCCGACTATGGCGGCGGGACGATGTTCCTGATCACCGGCGTGCTGGCGGCACTGTTCGAACGCTCGCGCTCGGGCAAGGGCCAGGTCGTCGACACGGCGATGATCGACGGGGCGTCAATGCTGGCCGCGCCTTTCTTCGCGTTCATGGGCGCGGGCATCTGGCAGGACCGACGCGGGTCCAACCTGCTCGATTCCGGTTGCCCGTTCTATGACACCTACGCGACCGCCGACGGCCGCCATGTTGCGGTCGCCTGCCTGGAACCGCAGTTCTTCGCCGAATTCGCGCGGCTATTGCCGCTGGACGAGCACCTGGCAACGGCGCAATACGACCTGGCGCACTGGCCGGCGATGCGCGAGGCGATCGCGGCGCGGCTGGTGGGAAAGCCGCGCGACGAATGGGCCGCGCTGTTTGCCGACACCGACGCCTGCGTGGCGCCTGTGCTGTCGCTGGCCGAGGCGCCTTCGCATCCGCATAATCTGGCGCGCAAGACGCACCGCGACGTCGGCGCGTTGAAGCGGCCCGGCCCCGCGCCGCGCTTCTCGCGCACACCGTCGCAGGTTGCACAGCCACCATCGGCTCAGCCCGCCGCAAAACTGCTGACCGAATTCGGCCTCGATCGCGAGCAGACCCTAGCGCTCGCCGAGCAAGGTGTGATCGGTAACTGA
- a CDS encoding 3-hydroxyacyl-CoA dehydrogenase codes for MNPSGAIAIITGGGSGLGEATARALAAKGAKVAILDVGMERAEKVAAELGGIAVRCDVSSAEGAEAAIAEVADKLGEPRILVNCAGIGIAMKTTGKDGAHPLDVYKKVIEVNLVGTFNMIRLFAVRCEKLEPLDGGERGVIVNTASVAAYDGQVGQAAYSSSKGGVVGMTLPVARDLSRAGIRVCTIAPGIFRTPMMAGLPEEAQKSLGQQVPFPPRLGEPPEYAALAAHIVENQMLNGETIRLDGAIRMAPR; via the coding sequence ATGAACCCATCCGGCGCGATCGCGATCATCACCGGCGGCGGATCCGGCCTTGGCGAGGCGACGGCCCGCGCCCTCGCCGCCAAGGGGGCGAAGGTCGCTATCCTCGATGTCGGCATGGAGCGGGCGGAAAAGGTCGCGGCCGAACTTGGCGGCATCGCGGTGCGTTGCGATGTCTCCAGCGCCGAAGGCGCCGAAGCGGCGATCGCCGAAGTGGCCGACAAGCTCGGCGAACCGCGCATCCTGGTCAATTGCGCCGGCATCGGCATCGCGATGAAGACCACCGGCAAGGACGGCGCCCATCCGCTCGACGTCTACAAGAAGGTGATCGAGGTCAACCTCGTCGGTACCTTCAACATGATCCGCCTGTTTGCCGTTCGCTGCGAGAAGCTGGAGCCGCTCGATGGCGGCGAACGCGGCGTCATTGTCAACACCGCCTCGGTGGCGGCGTATGACGGGCAGGTCGGCCAGGCCGCCTATTCGTCGTCCAAGGGCGGCGTGGTGGGCATGACGCTGCCGGTGGCGCGCGACCTGTCGCGGGCCGGCATCCGCGTCTGTACGATCGCGCCCGGCATCTTCCGCACGCCGATGATGGCCGGACTGCCCGAAGAGGCGCAGAAGTCACTCGGCCAGCAGGTGCCCTTCCCGCCGCGCCTCGGCGAGCCGCCTGAATATGCCGCGCTGGCCGCCCATATCGTCGAGAACCAGATGCTCAACGGCGAGACCATCCGGCTCGACGGCGCCATTCGCATGGCGCCGCGCTGA
- a CDS encoding ABC transporter permease, whose product MALPSYATPVERVWHYAFNIICGLIFFFLIAPIIVIIPLAFNAEPYFTFTREMLSLNPDGYSLRWFEALFGSSEWMSSIGNSFIISICSTIIATALGTLAALGLNRPNMPARGIITAVLISPMIVPLIITAAALFSFFARVGLSQTFPGIILSHVVLGTPFVVLTVTASLAGFNETLIRASQSLGANQTRTFFKVILPLLLPGVISGALFAFVTSLDEVVIVNFMAGPNQTPMTVRMFSGLREEISPTILALASLLVALSILLLTTLEMIRRRNERLRGMSPA is encoded by the coding sequence ATGGCCCTGCCTTCATACGCAACACCCGTCGAACGCGTCTGGCACTATGCGTTCAACATCATCTGCGGGCTGATCTTCTTCTTCCTGATCGCGCCGATCATCGTGATCATCCCGCTGGCCTTCAACGCCGAGCCCTATTTCACCTTCACCCGCGAAATGCTGTCGCTCAATCCGGACGGCTATTCGCTGCGCTGGTTCGAAGCGCTGTTCGGTTCATCGGAATGGATGAGTTCGATCGGCAATTCGTTCATCATCTCGATCTGTTCGACGATCATCGCGACCGCGCTCGGCACGCTGGCGGCACTCGGGCTCAACCGGCCCAACATGCCGGCGCGCGGCATCATCACCGCGGTGCTGATCTCGCCGATGATCGTGCCGCTGATCATCACCGCGGCGGCGCTGTTCTCGTTCTTCGCCCGCGTCGGCTTGTCGCAGACCTTTCCGGGCATCATCCTCAGCCACGTGGTGCTGGGAACGCCTTTCGTGGTGCTGACGGTGACGGCGTCGCTGGCCGGATTCAACGAGACGCTGATCCGCGCCTCGCAAAGCCTCGGCGCCAACCAGACGCGCACCTTCTTCAAGGTGATCCTGCCGCTGCTGCTGCCGGGCGTGATCTCGGGGGCGCTGTTCGCCTTCGTCACCTCGCTCGACGAGGTTGTGATCGTCAATTTCATGGCCGGTCCCAACCAGACGCCGATGACGGTGCGCATGTTCTCGGGCCTGCGCGAGGAGATCAGCCCGACGATCCTTGCGCTCGCCAGCCTTTTGGTGGCGCTGTCGATCCTGCTGCTGACCACGCTGGAGATGATCCGGCGCCGCAACGAGCGGCTGCGCGGAATGTCACCCGCCTGA
- a CDS encoding ABC transporter permease, with translation MASASKTPELLAADGTPLKHALRRSQAQERRRAFLLVAPLLVFLLIVFAVPILSMIWRSVYNPEIRGYLPQTAAALQQWEGADVPPEPVFQAMAADMIVGVENRTIGRAAARINREIPGARSTVMRTARQVDEWSAPYREKFLEADEDWANLEFWRILKRESRLLTPTYYLLAIDYEYNAQGEIAPRPEVYQVYKGLFFRTAWMSILITGLCVVLAYPISYMLATQPARVANLLLILVLLPFWTSLLVRTSAWIVLLQQQGVINELLVATGIIDGQGRLRMIYNRTGTIVAMTHILLPFMVLPLYSVMKTIPPSYLRAAKSLGAHPFRAWWRVYFPLTIPGLAAGCILVFILAIGYYITPALVGGDSGIFISNLIAQNMQGSSAQLKLAAALATILLVAVLLVYWVFNKLVGVDRLKFG, from the coding sequence ATGGCATCGGCATCGAAGACCCCTGAACTGCTCGCGGCGGACGGCACCCCGCTCAAGCATGCGCTGCGTCGCTCGCAGGCGCAGGAACGACGCCGCGCGTTTTTGCTGGTCGCGCCCTTGCTGGTGTTCCTGCTCATCGTCTTCGCAGTGCCGATCCTGTCGATGATCTGGCGTTCCGTCTACAATCCCGAGATTCGCGGCTACCTGCCGCAGACCGCGGCCGCCCTGCAGCAGTGGGAGGGCGCGGACGTGCCGCCGGAGCCGGTCTTCCAGGCCATGGCGGCCGACATGATCGTGGGCGTCGAAAACCGCACCATCGGGCGCGCGGCAGCGCGCATCAACCGCGAAATCCCCGGCGCCCGCAGCACGGTGATGCGCACCGCGCGGCAGGTCGACGAATGGTCGGCGCCCTATCGCGAAAAGTTCCTGGAGGCCGACGAGGACTGGGCCAATCTGGAGTTCTGGCGCATCCTCAAACGCGAGTCGCGGCTGCTGACGCCGACCTACTACCTGCTGGCGATCGACTACGAATACAACGCGCAGGGCGAGATCGCGCCGCGGCCGGAAGTCTACCAGGTGTACAAGGGGCTGTTCTTCCGCACCGCCTGGATGAGTATCCTGATCACCGGGCTTTGCGTCGTGCTCGCCTATCCGATTTCCTACATGCTGGCGACGCAACCGGCGCGCGTCGCCAACCTGCTCCTGATCCTGGTGCTGTTGCCGTTCTGGACCTCACTGCTTGTGAGGACCTCGGCCTGGATCGTGCTGCTGCAGCAGCAAGGGGTGATCAACGAACTCCTTGTCGCAACCGGCATCATCGACGGGCAAGGGCGGCTGCGCATGATCTACAATCGCACCGGCACCATCGTGGCCATGACCCACATCCTGCTGCCGTTCATGGTGCTGCCGCTCTATTCGGTGATGAAGACCATCCCGCCAAGCTATCTCAGGGCGGCGAAATCGCTCGGCGCACACCCGTTCCGCGCCTGGTGGCGGGTCTATTTCCCGCTGACGATACCGGGGCTCGCCGCCGGCTGCATCCTCGTGTTCATCCTTGCAATCGGCTACTACATCACGCCGGCGCTGGTCGGCGGCGACAGCGGTATCTTCATCTCCAACCTGATCGCCCAGAACATGCAGGGCTCCAGCGCCCAGCTGAAACTGGCGGCCGCACTGGCAACGATCCTGCTGGTGGCGGTGCTGCTCGTCTACTGGGTCTTCAACAAGCTTGTCGGCGTCGATCGGCTGAAGTTCGGATAG
- a CDS encoding ABC transporter substrate-binding protein codes for MKRVLILTGTVAALALGGAVAQDKQLTIVSWGGAYSKSQIEAYHKPYTEKTGVEILNEDKSANALAGIRAQVEAGNVTWDVVDMLQADAQRACDEGLVLEIPHDEWLAPAPDGTPASQDFIEGTLGPCFIPQILYATMFAYNTEAFPDGGPQTIEDVWDVEKFPGTRALQQIPQKNLEWALIADGVEPDKVYEVLATEEGQNRAFAKLDEIKDNVIWWSEGAQPPQMLADKEAVIATAYNGRIFNAQVNEDQPFEIMWDHQMFETDGWVVPVDTGNEETIKDYLKFATDTQRLADQAKYISYGPARQSSAPKVGKFEGTDIDMKPHMPTNPENLKTAIPFDVQFWADYGDALEERFNAWVAG; via the coding sequence ATGAAACGGGTTCTGATCTTGACCGGTACGGTCGCGGCTCTTGCGCTTGGCGGCGCGGTCGCACAGGACAAGCAACTGACGATCGTCTCCTGGGGCGGCGCTTATTCGAAGTCCCAGATCGAGGCCTATCACAAGCCCTATACGGAAAAGACCGGCGTCGAGATCCTCAACGAGGACAAGTCGGCGAACGCGCTGGCGGGTATCCGCGCGCAGGTGGAAGCCGGGAACGTGACCTGGGATGTCGTCGACATGCTGCAGGCAGACGCCCAGCGCGCCTGCGACGAGGGCCTTGTGCTGGAAATCCCGCATGACGAATGGCTTGCCCCGGCGCCCGACGGCACGCCGGCCTCGCAGGACTTCATCGAAGGAACGCTCGGGCCCTGCTTCATTCCGCAAATCCTTTATGCGACCATGTTCGCCTACAACACCGAGGCGTTCCCGGATGGCGGACCGCAGACGATCGAGGATGTCTGGGACGTCGAAAAGTTCCCGGGCACGCGCGCTCTGCAGCAGATTCCGCAGAAGAACCTCGAATGGGCACTGATCGCCGATGGCGTCGAGCCGGACAAGGTCTATGAGGTGCTGGCGACCGAGGAAGGCCAGAACCGCGCCTTCGCCAAGCTCGACGAGATCAAGGACAACGTGATCTGGTGGTCCGAGGGTGCCCAGCCGCCGCAGATGCTCGCCGACAAGGAGGCCGTGATCGCGACCGCCTATAACGGCCGCATCTTCAACGCACAGGTCAACGAGGACCAGCCGTTCGAGATCATGTGGGATCACCAGATGTTCGAGACCGACGGCTGGGTGGTTCCGGTCGACACCGGCAACGAGGAGACCATCAAGGATTACCTGAAGTTCGCCACCGACACGCAGCGTCTCGCTGACCAGGCGAAATACATCTCCTACGGTCCGGCACGTCAGTCGTCGGCGCCGAAGGTCGGCAAGTTCGAAGGCACCGACATCGACATGAAGCCGCACATGCCGACCAATCCGGAGAACCTGAAGACGGCGATCCCGTTCGACGTCCAGTTCTGGGCGGATTACGGCGACGCGCTCGAAGAGCGCTTCAACGCCTGGGTCGCAGGCTGA
- a CDS encoding ABC transporter ATP-binding protein, producing the protein MPLGSDAQSDRPMVLFEEVQKSYDGESLVVKNLNLRLERGEFMTMLGPSGSGKTTCLMMVAGFEPATHGEIYLDGQPINSVPPHKRGIGMVFQNYALFPHMTIAENLAFPLEVRGFDKAEREKKVQRALDMVQMGDGSFHGRRPAQLSGGQQQRVALARALVFEPELVLMDEPLGALDKQLREHMQFEIKHIHESLGVTVIYVTHDQSEALTMSDRVAVFNDGVIQQLATPEVLYEKPENSFVAQFIGENNTLQGKIKSINDGIAKVELSDGEQVMALAINAGPGERTQLSIRPERVEIDPDESITDHTVTGRVEEVIYLGDHIRTRMTVAGNSDFVVKTRNRLGARRFKPGEAVRVGWATEDCRALDRGDN; encoded by the coding sequence ATGCCCCTGGGGAGCGACGCGCAATCCGACCGACCAATGGTCCTCTTCGAAGAAGTTCAAAAATCCTACGACGGCGAGTCGCTCGTCGTGAAAAACCTCAATCTCCGCCTCGAGCGGGGAGAATTCATGACCATGCTGGGGCCGTCGGGCTCGGGCAAGACCACCTGCCTGATGATGGTGGCCGGCTTCGAGCCGGCGACGCATGGCGAGATCTATCTCGACGGCCAGCCCATCAACAGCGTGCCGCCGCACAAACGCGGCATCGGCATGGTGTTCCAGAATTACGCGCTGTTCCCGCACATGACGATCGCGGAAAACCTCGCCTTTCCTCTCGAGGTTCGCGGCTTCGACAAGGCCGAGCGCGAAAAGAAGGTGCAGCGCGCCCTCGACATGGTCCAGATGGGCGACGGTTCGTTCCATGGCCGCCGCCCGGCGCAGCTTTCCGGCGGCCAGCAACAGCGCGTGGCGCTGGCGCGCGCACTGGTGTTCGAGCCCGAACTGGTTCTGATGGACGAACCGCTCGGCGCCCTCGACAAGCAGTTGCGCGAGCACATGCAGTTCGAGATCAAGCACATTCACGAATCGCTCGGCGTGACCGTCATTTACGTGACCCACGACCAGAGCGAGGCGCTGACCATGTCGGACCGCGTCGCGGTCTTCAACGACGGCGTCATCCAGCAGCTGGCGACGCCCGAGGTGCTGTACGAGAAGCCGGAGAACAGCTTCGTCGCCCAGTTCATCGGCGAAAACAACACCCTGCAGGGCAAGATCAAATCGATCAATGACGGCATCGCCAAGGTCGAACTCAGCGATGGCGAGCAGGTGATGGCGCTGGCGATCAATGCCGGCCCAGGCGAACGCACCCAGCTTTCGATCCGGCCCGAGCGCGTCGAGATCGACCCCGACGAGAGCATCACCGACCACACGGTCACCGGGCGGGTCGAGGAAGTCATCTATCTCGGCGACCACATCCGCACGCGGATGACGGTGGCCGGCAACAGCGATTTTGTCGTGAAGACCCGTAACCGGCTCGGCGCCCGCCGCTTCAAGCCGGGCGAGGCGGTGCGGGTCGGATGGGCGACGGAAGACTGCCGCGCCCTCGACCGCGGCGACAACTGA
- the choV gene encoding choline ABC transporter ATP-binding protein, which produces MSTAVDFRDVDIIFGDQQAAALALLDSGASRAEILEKTGSVLGCAGCNLTVEEGEISVLMGLSGSGKSTLLRAVNRLNEVTRGEVIVHDGDWQADVVSCSEAELRKIRRECVAMVFQQFALLPWRTVAENVGFGLELAGVPDAERRERVARQLELVHLDQWAGKYAHELSGGMQQRVGLARAFATEAPILLMDEPFSALDPLIRTKLQDELLQLQTDLKKTIVFVSHDLEEALKIGNRITIMEGGRIVQSGAPEEIVLAPANDYVRDFIANVNPLSVLTAWNVMRDRRDLEAGGEGWVWLDRRRTTRFRLDDNMLVTGAERNGRPAIWASCDPLETLPEDTHQVYWAKPGTPLKAVMHAMHQSQTAPVAVFDEQSRFTGAIGVRDVLGAVLRR; this is translated from the coding sequence ATGAGCACCGCCGTCGATTTCCGCGATGTCGACATCATCTTCGGCGACCAACAGGCCGCCGCGCTGGCGCTGCTCGACAGCGGCGCCAGCCGCGCCGAAATCCTCGAAAAGACCGGCAGCGTGCTTGGCTGCGCCGGCTGCAACCTCACCGTCGAGGAGGGCGAGATCTCGGTGCTGATGGGCCTTTCCGGCTCGGGCAAGTCGACGCTGCTGCGCGCGGTCAACCGGCTCAACGAGGTGACCCGCGGCGAGGTGATCGTCCATGACGGCGACTGGCAGGCGGACGTGGTCTCCTGCTCCGAAGCCGAGTTGCGCAAGATCCGCCGCGAGTGCGTGGCCATGGTGTTCCAGCAGTTCGCGCTGCTGCCCTGGCGCACGGTCGCGGAAAATGTCGGCTTCGGGCTGGAACTGGCCGGGGTGCCGGACGCCGAACGGCGCGAGCGCGTGGCGCGGCAGCTCGAACTGGTGCATCTGGACCAGTGGGCCGGCAAATATGCGCACGAACTGTCGGGCGGCATGCAGCAGCGCGTCGGGCTGGCGCGGGCCTTCGCGACCGAGGCACCGATCCTGTTGATGGACGAGCCGTTCTCAGCGCTGGACCCGCTGATCCGGACCAAGCTCCAGGACGAATTGCTGCAACTGCAGACGGACCTGAAGAAGACCATCGTCTTCGTCAGCCACGACCTCGAGGAAGCACTGAAGATCGGCAACCGCATCACCATCATGGAGGGCGGCCGCATCGTGCAGTCGGGCGCGCCGGAAGAGATCGTGCTGGCGCCGGCCAACGACTACGTGCGCGACTTCATCGCCAATGTGAATCCGCTCTCGGTGCTGACCGCCTGGAACGTGATGCGCGACCGCCGCGACCTGGAAGCCGGCGGCGAGGGCTGGGTATGGCTCGACCGGCGGCGCACGACGCGCTTCCGCCTCGACGACAACATGCTGGTGACCGGGGCCGAGCGCAACGGACGCCCGGCGATCTGGGCCTCCTGCGACCCGCTCGAGACGCTGCCGGAAGATACGCACCAGGTCTACTGGGCCAAGCCGGGCACACCGCTGAAGGCGGTGATGCACGCCATGCATCAATCGCAGACCGCACCCGTCGCGGTCTTCGACGAGCAGTCGCGCTTCACCGGCGCCATCGGCGTGCGCGACGTTCTGGGAGCCGTGCTGAGGCGCTAG
- the choW gene encoding choline ABC transporter permease subunit encodes MDPISELISSFKIPIGRWGKQFFDFLTTNFEWFFDSIADAFKFVLDGLVDILLVVPPVLLVAAIAGLAWYLQRSWKLVAGVALGLLFIVNQDLWEETVETLVLVVAATTCSMAIGVPIGIWAAHKERVYRYLQPLLDLMQTLPTFVYLIPVLILFGLGIAPGMIVTVIFASPAPIRLTYLGITSVPKPMLEAGEAFGATKRQLLWKVELPAALPTIMAGLTQCIMLSLSMVVIAALIGANGLGKPVVRALNSVNIPLGLEAGLAIVILAIILDRMSRIGRGDAK; translated from the coding sequence ATGGATCCGATTTCGGAGTTGATATCGAGCTTCAAGATACCGATCGGCCGGTGGGGCAAGCAGTTCTTCGATTTCCTGACCACCAATTTCGAGTGGTTCTTCGACAGCATCGCCGATGCCTTCAAGTTCGTGCTCGACGGGTTGGTCGACATCCTCCTCGTGGTGCCCCCGGTGCTGCTCGTCGCCGCAATTGCCGGCCTCGCCTGGTATCTGCAGCGCTCCTGGAAGCTGGTCGCCGGCGTGGCGCTGGGGTTACTTTTCATCGTCAACCAGGACCTGTGGGAAGAAACCGTCGAGACGCTGGTGCTGGTCGTGGCCGCGACAACCTGCTCGATGGCCATCGGCGTGCCGATCGGCATCTGGGCCGCGCACAAGGAACGCGTCTACCGTTATCTGCAGCCTCTGCTCGACCTGATGCAGACGCTGCCGACTTTCGTCTATCTGATCCCGGTGCTGATCCTGTTCGGCCTCGGCATCGCGCCGGGCATGATCGTCACCGTCATCTTTGCGTCGCCGGCGCCGATCCGGCTTACGTATCTGGGCATCACCTCGGTGCCGAAGCCGATGCTGGAGGCGGGTGAAGCCTTCGGCGCCACCAAGCGGCAATTGCTGTGGAAGGTGGAACTGCCGGCAGCACTGCCGACGATCATGGCCGGGCTGACGCAGTGTATCATGCTGTCGCTGTCGATGGTCGTCATCGCAGCGCTGATCGGCGCCAACGGGCTCGGCAAGCCGGTGGTCAGGGCGCTCAACTCCGTCAACATTCCGCTCGGCCTGGAAGCCGGCCTGGCGATTGTCATCCTCGCCATCATTCTCGACCGCATGTCGCGCATCGGCAGGGGAGACGCCAAATGA
- a CDS encoding choline ABC transporter substrate-binding protein, whose product MPRQTIFALSLGLATALTSQALAADPESCKEVRFSDVGWTDITATTATTSVVLEALGYEPTVEILSVPVTYTSLASKDIDVFLGNWMPTMEADIRPYLDDGTVETIATNLEGAKYTLAVPKYTFDAGLQTFGDIAKFKDKLDGQIYGIEAGNDGNRLILDMISNNQFELDGFELVESSEAGMLSAVSKAVGDKEDIVFLGWEPHPMNANVEMAYLAGGDDVFGPNYGGATVHTNVRAGYVTECPNVGKLLTNLVFSLKMENEIMGAILDDGQDPQDAATAWLKANPDTVGPWLEGVTTMDGGDAMAAVKSALGM is encoded by the coding sequence ATGCCTCGCCAGACGATATTTGCCTTGTCGCTCGGACTCGCAACGGCACTCACCTCGCAGGCGCTCGCCGCCGATCCCGAAAGCTGCAAGGAAGTGCGCTTCTCGGATGTCGGCTGGACCGACATCACCGCCACGACGGCGACCACCTCGGTGGTGCTGGAAGCGCTGGGCTACGAGCCCACGGTGGAAATCCTGTCGGTGCCGGTGACCTACACGTCGCTCGCCTCGAAGGATATCGACGTCTTCCTGGGCAACTGGATGCCGACCATGGAGGCTGACATCAGGCCCTATCTGGACGACGGCACGGTGGAGACGATCGCCACCAACCTGGAAGGCGCCAAATACACGCTGGCGGTTCCGAAATACACCTTCGACGCGGGCCTGCAGACTTTCGGCGACATCGCCAAGTTCAAGGACAAGCTCGACGGCCAGATCTACGGCATCGAGGCCGGCAATGACGGCAACCGGCTGATCCTCGACATGATTTCCAACAACCAGTTCGAGCTCGACGGCTTCGAGCTGGTGGAGAGCTCGGAAGCCGGCATGCTGTCGGCCGTCTCCAAGGCGGTCGGCGACAAGGAGGACATCGTCTTCCTCGGCTGGGAGCCGCATCCGATGAACGCGAATGTCGAGATGGCCTATCTGGCCGGTGGCGACGACGTGTTCGGTCCGAACTACGGCGGCGCGACGGTTCACACCAATGTCCGCGCCGGCTACGTTACCGAGTGCCCGAACGTCGGCAAGCTGCTCACCAATCTCGTCTTCTCGCTCAAGATGGAAAACGAGATCATGGGTGCGATCCTCGACGACGGCCAGGATCCGCAGGACGCGGCGACGGCGTGGCTGAAGGCCAACCCGGACACGGTCGGCCCGTGGCTCGAAGGCGTGACCACGATGGACGGCGGCGACGCCATGGCCGCCGTGAAATCCGCCCTCGGCATGTAA
- a CDS encoding thymidine kinase gives MAKLYFHYATMNAGKSTMLLQASYNYRERGMTTMEFIAAFDDRAGRGRIGSRIGLAAEAETFRHGDDLFARIAEHHDHTSVHCVFVDEAQFLDEEQVWQLARVVDRLDIPVMCYGLRVDFQGKLFPGSHALLAIADELREVRTICRCGRKATMVVRLGPDGKVARQGDQVVIGGDDKYVSLCRRHWEEEMGRWPAEDLIGFAGERSRAR, from the coding sequence ATGGCCAAGCTCTACTTTCACTACGCGACCATGAACGCCGGCAAGTCGACCATGTTGCTGCAGGCGTCCTACAATTACCGTGAGCGCGGAATGACGACGATGGAGTTCATCGCCGCCTTCGACGACCGAGCCGGTCGCGGCCGCATCGGCTCGCGCATCGGCCTGGCCGCCGAGGCCGAGACCTTCCGCCATGGCGACGATCTTTTTGCCCGCATCGCCGAGCATCACGACCATACCTCGGTGCATTGCGTCTTCGTCGACGAGGCACAGTTTCTCGACGAGGAACAGGTCTGGCAGCTGGCGCGCGTTGTCGACCGGCTCGACATCCCGGTCATGTGCTATGGCCTGAGGGTCGATTTCCAGGGCAAGCTCTTTCCCGGCTCGCATGCGCTGCTGGCGATCGCCGACGAACTGCGCGAGGTGCGCACCATCTGCCGCTGCGGCCGCAAGGCGACGATGGTCGTGCGGCTCGGACCGGACGGCAAGGTTGCCCGGCAGGGCGACCAGGTGGTGATCGGCGGCGACGACAAATATGTCTCGCTCTGCCGCCGGCACTGGGAAGAGGAGATGGGCCGCTGGCCGGCCGAGGATCTGATCGGCTTTGCCGGCGAGCGGAGTCGCGCCCGCTAA